In Columba livia isolate bColLiv1 breed racing homer chromosome 20, bColLiv1.pat.W.v2, whole genome shotgun sequence, a genomic segment contains:
- the RILP gene encoding rab-interacting lysosomal protein isoform X3, with protein MAEPRRGAEPLWRTPPGRLAPPHIYRMAGALGAELRRLSGRFGPDAVAGLVPPVVRLLELLEALVAPAGAEGGAVAAATGRQDAEDPEQQLWEAERRERALHSRLARLEEQNRQLLGQLAESQSQEDNTARKEREVMLRLKEVVDKQRDELRAQAHEIVCKSRDTEALQEQLHRFMAMNEDLRHKVAVVQAQLKSALERKADLEAMVLQTQREMSRRSRTSSEIQQPKPSLEGAPSPTEEPQQQDTDRSPAHCCFSREELQQILQERNELKTNLFLVQEELAYYQRLTSWLLFARELLNEERVPSFFLDAMKSTIKRQRKKIRAKMLGTAEESASRFFLCSFVLQRRRGGLLAPSSWHRLCGWSAS; from the exons atGGCGGAGCCGAGGCGGGGAGCGGAGCCGCTGTGGCGGACACCGCCGGGCCGCCTGGCCCCGCCGCACATCTACCGCATGGCCGGGGCGCTGGGGGCCGAGCTGCGCCGCCTGTCCGGCCGCTTCGGGCCCGACGCCGTGGCCGGGCTGGTGCCGCCCGTCGtgcggctgctggagctgctggaggcgCTGGTGGCCCCGGCCGGAGCCGAGGGGGGGGCGGTGGCAGCGGCGACCGGGCGGCAGGACGCGGAG GACCCGGAGCAGCAACTGTGGGAGGCCGAGCGCCGGGAGCGAGCCCTGCACAGCCGCCTGGCCCGGCTGGAGGAGCAGAAccggcagctcctggggcagctTGCGGagagccagtcccaggaag ATAACACGGCACGGAAGGAGCGGGAGGTGATGCTGCGGCTGAAGGAGGTGGTGGACAAGCAGAGGGATGAGCTGCGTGCCCAGGCCCATGAGATCGTCTGCAAGAGCCGAGACACGGAGGCG ctgcaggagcaaCTGCATCGTTTCATGGCCATGAACGAGGACCTGCGTCACAAGGTGGCCGTGGTGCAGGCTCAGCTCAAGAGTGCGCTGGAGAGGAAGGCGGATCTGGAGGCCATGGTGCTGCAAACCCAGAGGGAAatgagcaggaggagcaggacctcCTCTGAGATCCAGCAGCCAAAGCCCAGCCTG gaaGGAGCTCCATCGCCCACAGAGGAGCCACAACAGCAGGACACGGACAGGAGCCCTGCtcactgctgcttctccaggGAAGAGCTGCAGCAGATCCTGCAAGAGCGAAACGAGCTCAAGACCAACCTGTTCCTGGTGCAGGAGGAGTTGGCCTATTACCAGCG GTTGACCAGCTGGCTGCTTTTtgccagggagctgctgaaTGAAGAGAGAGTTCCCAGCTTCTTCTTGGATGCGATGAAGTCGACTatcaaaagacagagaaaaaaaatcagagccaAAATGCTGGGAACAGCAGAGGAGTCGGCGAGCAG gtttttcctctgctcctttgtgCTGCAGCGACGAAGAGGAGGGCTCCTGGCTCCCAGCTCGTGGCACAGACTGTGTGGATGGTCAGCCTCCTGA
- the RILP gene encoding rab-interacting lysosomal protein isoform X2 — MAEPRRGAEPLWRTPPGRLAPPHIYRMAGALGAELRRLSGRFGPDAVAGLVPPVVRLLELLEALVAPAGAEGGAVAAATGRQDAEDPEQQLWEAERRERALHSRLARLEEQNRQLLGQLAESQSQEDNTARKEREVMLRLKEVVDKQRDELRAQAHEIVCKSRDTEALQEQLHRFMAMNEDLRHKVAVVQAQLKSALERKADLEAMVLQTQREMSRRSRTSSEIQQPKPSLEGAPSPTEEPQQQDTDRSPAHCCFSREELQQILQERNELKTNLFLVQEELAYYQRELLNEERVPSFFLDAMKSTIKRQRKKIRAKMLGTAEESASSDEEEGSWLPARGTDCVDGQPPESKIRSFFGLWYQDSSKDPPTSSCSGAWEIIDSLDTQLEPEGVNEPVDNSPDRATPTL, encoded by the exons atGGCGGAGCCGAGGCGGGGAGCGGAGCCGCTGTGGCGGACACCGCCGGGCCGCCTGGCCCCGCCGCACATCTACCGCATGGCCGGGGCGCTGGGGGCCGAGCTGCGCCGCCTGTCCGGCCGCTTCGGGCCCGACGCCGTGGCCGGGCTGGTGCCGCCCGTCGtgcggctgctggagctgctggaggcgCTGGTGGCCCCGGCCGGAGCCGAGGGGGGGGCGGTGGCAGCGGCGACCGGGCGGCAGGACGCGGAG GACCCGGAGCAGCAACTGTGGGAGGCCGAGCGCCGGGAGCGAGCCCTGCACAGCCGCCTGGCCCGGCTGGAGGAGCAGAAccggcagctcctggggcagctTGCGGagagccagtcccaggaag ATAACACGGCACGGAAGGAGCGGGAGGTGATGCTGCGGCTGAAGGAGGTGGTGGACAAGCAGAGGGATGAGCTGCGTGCCCAGGCCCATGAGATCGTCTGCAAGAGCCGAGACACGGAGGCG ctgcaggagcaaCTGCATCGTTTCATGGCCATGAACGAGGACCTGCGTCACAAGGTGGCCGTGGTGCAGGCTCAGCTCAAGAGTGCGCTGGAGAGGAAGGCGGATCTGGAGGCCATGGTGCTGCAAACCCAGAGGGAAatgagcaggaggagcaggacctcCTCTGAGATCCAGCAGCCAAAGCCCAGCCTG gaaGGAGCTCCATCGCCCACAGAGGAGCCACAACAGCAGGACACGGACAGGAGCCCTGCtcactgctgcttctccaggGAAGAGCTGCAGCAGATCCTGCAAGAGCGAAACGAGCTCAAGACCAACCTGTTCCTGGTGCAGGAGGAGTTGGCCTATTACCAGCG ggagctgctgaaTGAAGAGAGAGTTCCCAGCTTCTTCTTGGATGCGATGAAGTCGACTatcaaaagacagagaaaaaaaatcagagccaAAATGCTGGGAACAGCAGAGGAGTCGGCGAGCAG CGACGAAGAGGAGGGCTCCTGGCTCCCAGCTCGTGGCACAGACTGTGTGGATGGTCAGCCTCCTGAATCCAAAATTAGAAGCTT TTTTGGGCTGTGGTATCAGGACAGCAGCAAAGATCCCCCCACATCCAGCTGCTCCGGAGCCTGGGAAATCATTGACTCACTGGACACGCAGCTGGAGCCAGAGGGAGTGAATGAACCAGTGGACAACTCCCCCGACAGAGCCACACCAACCCTCTGA
- the SCARF1 gene encoding scavenger receptor class F member 1 isoform X2, which yields MGSARPILCLQLWLWVQSSAQELDPDGRNVCRLPAGPACCPGWKQEGRECTAALCEGEDACGADEVCVRPGVCLCKPGFFGADCSSRCPEQYWGPDCKRSCTCHPNGRCDPASGRCTCDPNHWGELCQFPCPCSPHGRCDPLTGACRCEPGWWAPTCKKQCQCNPSSSHCDPLTGHCHCLPGWWGRRCSFKCSCNVSPCAQETGKCECKAGFWGSACQRRCDCLHGSCNPLSGYCSCNPGYQGRSCQEPCPAGRYGSQCVHSCGSCRHNQPCSPLDGTCPACQPGWNGTLCKEPCAPGFHGEGCLQPCPRCRRGDVCDPETGSCPRCEPGWTGPSCNSSCPAGTFGDGCQLLCPECVAGSCDPVSGACICQAGYWGASCNDTCPEGYFGVNCSSTCQCSRGTCHPVQGNCVWSFKDHGALAAAILVPLLLLLLCIACCCCGAGPADARDRMKHHVQGVLANLSAMMPCFALGSSKLPKVTVSHHDTEIPFNPSFIESPSAAWVSDSSFSSSFDTDNEGPEYSVPPREGIPLLGGAELQEGASPPGEVLPDPSAFDSEDVSQPFAIPRTSSIAKAKRPSVSFAEGTKFGAAETPSPGRKPKTPWGPSKLSQPPVDTAAEPPAEQPASDYYESPEPLGKGEESHRPSPRATPGGRRRVVSSTRHVAQRVEALEAAAKSASWEAKGKEPNVTTIYMMVGTAGQDSKAEGGGEGRVQAVLKRLGSLQRGKWAAKEEPKVRRSVEAIQKPPRRALAQHRDSANSCKQRESVPGAPAEPSTSKQQHLPGKRQSFLLTSPLPESTEAQDGASDAVGATERGKSPELVLSLETKVQAAPKEEPKYENVVSGSADSPPGHTEEPPATPAAT from the exons ATGGGGAGCGCCCGGCCCATCCTCTGCCTCCAGCTGTGGCTGTGGGTGcagagctctgcccaggagctggACCCTGACGGCAGGAACGTCTGCAG GCTCCCCGCTGGCCCGGCGTGCTGCCCCGGCTGGAAGCAGGAAGGACGGGAGTGCACGGCCG CGCTGTGCGAGGGGGAGGATGCCTGCGGGGCGGACGAGGTGTGCGTGAGACCTGGGGTTTGCCTCTGCAAACCCGGCTTCTTCGGAGCAGACTGCAGTTCCC GCTGCCCTGAGCAGTACTGGGGTCCCGACTGCAAGCGGAGCTGCACATGCCACCCCAACGGGCGCTGCGACCCAGCGAGCGGGCGCTGCACCTGCGACCCCAACCACTGGGGAGAGCTCTGCCAGTTCCcctgcccctgcagcccccatgGCCGCTGCGACCCCCTCACCGGCGCCTGCCGCTGTGAGCCGGGCTGGTGGGCACCTACCTGCAAGAAGCAATGTCAGTGcaaccccagcagctcccactgTGACCCCCTCACCGGGCACTGCCACTGCCTGCCgggctggtggggcaggaggtgcAGCTTCAAATGCTCCTGCAACGTCTCCCCCTGTGCCCAGGAGACGGGCAAGTGCGAATGCAAagctgggttttgggggtcgGCGTGCCAGCGGCGCTGCGACTGCCTGCACGGCTCCTGCAACCCCCTCAGTGGCTACTGCAGCTGCAACCCTGGCTAccagggcaggagctgccaggaGCCCTGTCCGGCAGGGAGATATGGGTCTCAGTGTGTGCACAG CTGCGGGAGCTGCCGGCACAACCAGCCCTGCTCGCCTCTGGACGGCACCTGCCCGGCCTGCCAGCCCGGCTGGAACGGGACCCTCTGCAAGGAACCCTGCGCTCCCGGCTTCCATGGCGAGGGCTGTCTCCAGCCATGTCCCCGCTGCAGGCGTGGGGACGTCTGTGACCCCGAGACCGGGTCCTGCCCGCGCTGCGAGCCTGGCTGGACTGGACCCAG CTGCAACAGCTCCTGCCCCGCAGGCACTTTTGGGGATGGATGCCAGCTCCTCTGCCCTGAATGTGTTGCGGGGAGCTGTGACCCCGTGTCAGGAGCATGTATCTGCCAGGCGGGATACTGGGGAGCCAG CTGCAACGACACCTGTCCAGAGGGGTATTTTGGAGTGAACTGTTCCTCGACCTGCCAGTGCTCCCGGGGCACCTGCCACCCTGTGCAGGGGAACTGTGTGTGGA GTTTTAAGGACCACGGGGCTCTGGCAGCTGCCATCCTCgtccctctcctgctgctgctgctctgcatcgCCTGCTGTTGCTGCGGAGCTGGCCCAGCAGATGCTAGAGACAG GATGAAGCACCACGTGCAGGGGGTGCTGGCGAACCTCAGCGCTATGATGCCATGTTTTGCTCTGGGCAGCTCCAAGCTTCCCAAAGTCacag TTTCCCACCACGACACAGAAATCCCCTTCAACCCCAGCTTCATTGAGTCACCGTCAGCCGCGTGGGTTTCAGacagctccttctcctcctccttcgaCACTGACAACGAGGGACCCGAGTACTCTGTCCCTCCCAGAGAAG GCATCCCGCTGCTGgggggggctgagctgcaggaagGGGCATCCCCCCCTGGCGAGGTGCTCCCAGACCCGTCCGCCTTCGACTCCGAGGATGTCTCGCAGCCCTTCGCCATCCCTCGCACCTCCAGCATTGCCAAGGCCAAGCGTCCCTCTGTGTCCTTTGCTGAAGGGACAAAATTTGGGGCAGCGgagacccccagccctgggcggAAGCCCAAGACCCCATGGGGCCCATCCAAGCTGTCCCAGCCACCTGTGGACACAGCAGCTGAGCCCCCCGCTGAACAGCCAGCCAGTGATTACTATGAGAGCCCTGAGCCCCTCGGcaagggggaggaaagccacCGTCCATCGCCTCGGGCCACCCCAGGGGGACGCCGACGGGTGGTGTCCAGCACCAGGCACGTGGCTCAGAGAGTGGAGGCTCTTGAAGCGGCTGCAAAATCTGCCAGCTGGGAGGCAAAGGGGAAGGAGCCCAACGTCACCACCATCTACATGATGGTGGGAACAGCCGGGCAGGACTCCAAGGCAGAGGGAGGTGGCGAGGGCCGGGTCCAGGCTGTGCTCAAGCGGCTGGGCAGCCTGCAGAGGGGCAAGTGGGCTGCAAAGGAGGAGCCCAAGGTGAGGAGGAGCGTCGAGGCCATCCAGAAACCGCCCCGGCGGGCCCTGGCACAGCACAGAGACTCAGCAAACAGCTGCAAACAGAGGGAGAGTGTCCCAGGAGCTCCTGCCGAGCCATCCACCagcaagcagcagcatctccctggGAAGAGACAGTCCTTCCTTCTCACATCTCCCTTGCCAGAAAGCACCGAGGCCCAGGATGGGGCCAGTGATGCTGTTGGTGCCACAGAGAGGGGCAAAAGCCCTGAGTTAGTCCTCAGCCTGGAGACAAAGGTACAGGCTGCCCCAAAGGAAGAGCCAAAATACGAGAACGTGGTCAGTGGCAGTGCCGATTCACCCCCCGGCCACACCGAGGAGCCACCGGCCACCCCTGCGGCCACCTGA
- the RILP gene encoding rab-interacting lysosomal protein isoform X1 codes for MAEPRRGAEPLWRTPPGRLAPPHIYRMAGALGAELRRLSGRFGPDAVAGLVPPVVRLLELLEALVAPAGAEGGAVAAATGRQDAEDPEQQLWEAERRERALHSRLARLEEQNRQLLGQLAESQSQEDNTARKEREVMLRLKEVVDKQRDELRAQAHEIVCKSRDTEALQEQLHRFMAMNEDLRHKVAVVQAQLKSALERKADLEAMVLQTQREMSRRSRTSSEIQQPKPSLEGAPSPTEEPQQQDTDRSPAHCCFSREELQQILQERNELKTNLFLVQEELAYYQRLTSWLLFARELLNEERVPSFFLDAMKSTIKRQRKKIRAKMLGTAEESASSDEEEGSWLPARGTDCVDGQPPESKIRSFFGLWYQDSSKDPPTSSCSGAWEIIDSLDTQLEPEGVNEPVDNSPDRATPTL; via the exons atGGCGGAGCCGAGGCGGGGAGCGGAGCCGCTGTGGCGGACACCGCCGGGCCGCCTGGCCCCGCCGCACATCTACCGCATGGCCGGGGCGCTGGGGGCCGAGCTGCGCCGCCTGTCCGGCCGCTTCGGGCCCGACGCCGTGGCCGGGCTGGTGCCGCCCGTCGtgcggctgctggagctgctggaggcgCTGGTGGCCCCGGCCGGAGCCGAGGGGGGGGCGGTGGCAGCGGCGACCGGGCGGCAGGACGCGGAG GACCCGGAGCAGCAACTGTGGGAGGCCGAGCGCCGGGAGCGAGCCCTGCACAGCCGCCTGGCCCGGCTGGAGGAGCAGAAccggcagctcctggggcagctTGCGGagagccagtcccaggaag ATAACACGGCACGGAAGGAGCGGGAGGTGATGCTGCGGCTGAAGGAGGTGGTGGACAAGCAGAGGGATGAGCTGCGTGCCCAGGCCCATGAGATCGTCTGCAAGAGCCGAGACACGGAGGCG ctgcaggagcaaCTGCATCGTTTCATGGCCATGAACGAGGACCTGCGTCACAAGGTGGCCGTGGTGCAGGCTCAGCTCAAGAGTGCGCTGGAGAGGAAGGCGGATCTGGAGGCCATGGTGCTGCAAACCCAGAGGGAAatgagcaggaggagcaggacctcCTCTGAGATCCAGCAGCCAAAGCCCAGCCTG gaaGGAGCTCCATCGCCCACAGAGGAGCCACAACAGCAGGACACGGACAGGAGCCCTGCtcactgctgcttctccaggGAAGAGCTGCAGCAGATCCTGCAAGAGCGAAACGAGCTCAAGACCAACCTGTTCCTGGTGCAGGAGGAGTTGGCCTATTACCAGCG GTTGACCAGCTGGCTGCTTTTtgccagggagctgctgaaTGAAGAGAGAGTTCCCAGCTTCTTCTTGGATGCGATGAAGTCGACTatcaaaagacagagaaaaaaaatcagagccaAAATGCTGGGAACAGCAGAGGAGTCGGCGAGCAG CGACGAAGAGGAGGGCTCCTGGCTCCCAGCTCGTGGCACAGACTGTGTGGATGGTCAGCCTCCTGAATCCAAAATTAGAAGCTT TTTTGGGCTGTGGTATCAGGACAGCAGCAAAGATCCCCCCACATCCAGCTGCTCCGGAGCCTGGGAAATCATTGACTCACTGGACACGCAGCTGGAGCCAGAGGGAGTGAATGAACCAGTGGACAACTCCCCCGACAGAGCCACACCAACCCTCTGA
- the SCARF1 gene encoding scavenger receptor class F member 1 isoform X1, producing MGSARPILCLQLWLWVQSSAQELDPDGRNVCRLPAGPACCPGWKQEGRECTAALCEGEDACGADEVCVRPGVCLCKPGFFGADCSSRCPEQYWGPDCKRSCTCHPNGRCDPASGRCTCDPNHWGELCQFPCPCSPHGRCDPLTGACRCEPGWWAPTCKKQCQCNPSSSHCDPLTGHCHCLPGWWGRRCSFKCSCNVSPCAQETGKCECKAGFWGSACQRRCDCLHGSCNPLSGYCSCNPGYQGRSCQEPCPAGRYGSQCVHSCGSCRHNQPCSPLDGTCPACQPGWNGTLCKEPCAPGFHGEGCLQPCPRCRRGDVCDPETGSCPRCEPGWTGPSCNSSCPAGTFGDGCQLLCPECVAGSCDPVSGACICQAGYWGASCNDTCPEGYFGVNCSSTCQCSRGTCHPVQGNCVWSFKDHGALAAAILVPLLLLLLCIACCCCGAGPADARDRAAVPDDDMLARMKHHVQGVLANLSAMMPCFALGSSKLPKVTVSHHDTEIPFNPSFIESPSAAWVSDSSFSSSFDTDNEGPEYSVPPREGIPLLGGAELQEGASPPGEVLPDPSAFDSEDVSQPFAIPRTSSIAKAKRPSVSFAEGTKFGAAETPSPGRKPKTPWGPSKLSQPPVDTAAEPPAEQPASDYYESPEPLGKGEESHRPSPRATPGGRRRVVSSTRHVAQRVEALEAAAKSASWEAKGKEPNVTTIYMMVGTAGQDSKAEGGGEGRVQAVLKRLGSLQRGKWAAKEEPKVRRSVEAIQKPPRRALAQHRDSANSCKQRESVPGAPAEPSTSKQQHLPGKRQSFLLTSPLPESTEAQDGASDAVGATERGKSPELVLSLETKVQAAPKEEPKYENVVSGSADSPPGHTEEPPATPAAT from the exons ATGGGGAGCGCCCGGCCCATCCTCTGCCTCCAGCTGTGGCTGTGGGTGcagagctctgcccaggagctggACCCTGACGGCAGGAACGTCTGCAG GCTCCCCGCTGGCCCGGCGTGCTGCCCCGGCTGGAAGCAGGAAGGACGGGAGTGCACGGCCG CGCTGTGCGAGGGGGAGGATGCCTGCGGGGCGGACGAGGTGTGCGTGAGACCTGGGGTTTGCCTCTGCAAACCCGGCTTCTTCGGAGCAGACTGCAGTTCCC GCTGCCCTGAGCAGTACTGGGGTCCCGACTGCAAGCGGAGCTGCACATGCCACCCCAACGGGCGCTGCGACCCAGCGAGCGGGCGCTGCACCTGCGACCCCAACCACTGGGGAGAGCTCTGCCAGTTCCcctgcccctgcagcccccatgGCCGCTGCGACCCCCTCACCGGCGCCTGCCGCTGTGAGCCGGGCTGGTGGGCACCTACCTGCAAGAAGCAATGTCAGTGcaaccccagcagctcccactgTGACCCCCTCACCGGGCACTGCCACTGCCTGCCgggctggtggggcaggaggtgcAGCTTCAAATGCTCCTGCAACGTCTCCCCCTGTGCCCAGGAGACGGGCAAGTGCGAATGCAAagctgggttttgggggtcgGCGTGCCAGCGGCGCTGCGACTGCCTGCACGGCTCCTGCAACCCCCTCAGTGGCTACTGCAGCTGCAACCCTGGCTAccagggcaggagctgccaggaGCCCTGTCCGGCAGGGAGATATGGGTCTCAGTGTGTGCACAG CTGCGGGAGCTGCCGGCACAACCAGCCCTGCTCGCCTCTGGACGGCACCTGCCCGGCCTGCCAGCCCGGCTGGAACGGGACCCTCTGCAAGGAACCCTGCGCTCCCGGCTTCCATGGCGAGGGCTGTCTCCAGCCATGTCCCCGCTGCAGGCGTGGGGACGTCTGTGACCCCGAGACCGGGTCCTGCCCGCGCTGCGAGCCTGGCTGGACTGGACCCAG CTGCAACAGCTCCTGCCCCGCAGGCACTTTTGGGGATGGATGCCAGCTCCTCTGCCCTGAATGTGTTGCGGGGAGCTGTGACCCCGTGTCAGGAGCATGTATCTGCCAGGCGGGATACTGGGGAGCCAG CTGCAACGACACCTGTCCAGAGGGGTATTTTGGAGTGAACTGTTCCTCGACCTGCCAGTGCTCCCGGGGCACCTGCCACCCTGTGCAGGGGAACTGTGTGTGGA GTTTTAAGGACCACGGGGCTCTGGCAGCTGCCATCCTCgtccctctcctgctgctgctgctctgcatcgCCTGCTGTTGCTGCGGAGCTGGCCCAGCAGATGCTAGAGACAG GGCTGCCGTGCCGGATGACGACATGCTGGCCAGGATGAAGCACCACGTGCAGGGGGTGCTGGCGAACCTCAGCGCTATGATGCCATGTTTTGCTCTGGGCAGCTCCAAGCTTCCCAAAGTCacag TTTCCCACCACGACACAGAAATCCCCTTCAACCCCAGCTTCATTGAGTCACCGTCAGCCGCGTGGGTTTCAGacagctccttctcctcctccttcgaCACTGACAACGAGGGACCCGAGTACTCTGTCCCTCCCAGAGAAG GCATCCCGCTGCTGgggggggctgagctgcaggaagGGGCATCCCCCCCTGGCGAGGTGCTCCCAGACCCGTCCGCCTTCGACTCCGAGGATGTCTCGCAGCCCTTCGCCATCCCTCGCACCTCCAGCATTGCCAAGGCCAAGCGTCCCTCTGTGTCCTTTGCTGAAGGGACAAAATTTGGGGCAGCGgagacccccagccctgggcggAAGCCCAAGACCCCATGGGGCCCATCCAAGCTGTCCCAGCCACCTGTGGACACAGCAGCTGAGCCCCCCGCTGAACAGCCAGCCAGTGATTACTATGAGAGCCCTGAGCCCCTCGGcaagggggaggaaagccacCGTCCATCGCCTCGGGCCACCCCAGGGGGACGCCGACGGGTGGTGTCCAGCACCAGGCACGTGGCTCAGAGAGTGGAGGCTCTTGAAGCGGCTGCAAAATCTGCCAGCTGGGAGGCAAAGGGGAAGGAGCCCAACGTCACCACCATCTACATGATGGTGGGAACAGCCGGGCAGGACTCCAAGGCAGAGGGAGGTGGCGAGGGCCGGGTCCAGGCTGTGCTCAAGCGGCTGGGCAGCCTGCAGAGGGGCAAGTGGGCTGCAAAGGAGGAGCCCAAGGTGAGGAGGAGCGTCGAGGCCATCCAGAAACCGCCCCGGCGGGCCCTGGCACAGCACAGAGACTCAGCAAACAGCTGCAAACAGAGGGAGAGTGTCCCAGGAGCTCCTGCCGAGCCATCCACCagcaagcagcagcatctccctggGAAGAGACAGTCCTTCCTTCTCACATCTCCCTTGCCAGAAAGCACCGAGGCCCAGGATGGGGCCAGTGATGCTGTTGGTGCCACAGAGAGGGGCAAAAGCCCTGAGTTAGTCCTCAGCCTGGAGACAAAGGTACAGGCTGCCCCAAAGGAAGAGCCAAAATACGAGAACGTGGTCAGTGGCAGTGCCGATTCACCCCCCGGCCACACCGAGGAGCCACCGGCCACCCCTGCGGCCACCTGA
- the RILP gene encoding rab-interacting lysosomal protein isoform X4, which translates to MAEPRRGAEPLWRTPPGRLAPPHIYRMAGALGAELRRLSGRFGPDAVAGLVPPVVRLLELLEALVAPAGAEGGAVAAATGRQDAEDPEQQLWEAERRERALHSRLARLEEQNRQLLGQLAESQSQEDNTARKEREVMLRLKEVVDKQRDELRAQAHEIVCKSRDTEALQEQLHRFMAMNEDLRHKVAVVQAQLKSALERKADLEAMVLQTQREMSRRSRTSSEIQQPKPSLEGAPSPTEEPQQQDTDRSPAHCCFSREELQQILQERNELKTNLFLVQEELAYYQRELLNEERVPSFFLDAMKSTIKRQRKKIRAKMLGTAEESASRFFLCSFVLQRRRGGLLAPSSWHRLCGWSAS; encoded by the exons atGGCGGAGCCGAGGCGGGGAGCGGAGCCGCTGTGGCGGACACCGCCGGGCCGCCTGGCCCCGCCGCACATCTACCGCATGGCCGGGGCGCTGGGGGCCGAGCTGCGCCGCCTGTCCGGCCGCTTCGGGCCCGACGCCGTGGCCGGGCTGGTGCCGCCCGTCGtgcggctgctggagctgctggaggcgCTGGTGGCCCCGGCCGGAGCCGAGGGGGGGGCGGTGGCAGCGGCGACCGGGCGGCAGGACGCGGAG GACCCGGAGCAGCAACTGTGGGAGGCCGAGCGCCGGGAGCGAGCCCTGCACAGCCGCCTGGCCCGGCTGGAGGAGCAGAAccggcagctcctggggcagctTGCGGagagccagtcccaggaag ATAACACGGCACGGAAGGAGCGGGAGGTGATGCTGCGGCTGAAGGAGGTGGTGGACAAGCAGAGGGATGAGCTGCGTGCCCAGGCCCATGAGATCGTCTGCAAGAGCCGAGACACGGAGGCG ctgcaggagcaaCTGCATCGTTTCATGGCCATGAACGAGGACCTGCGTCACAAGGTGGCCGTGGTGCAGGCTCAGCTCAAGAGTGCGCTGGAGAGGAAGGCGGATCTGGAGGCCATGGTGCTGCAAACCCAGAGGGAAatgagcaggaggagcaggacctcCTCTGAGATCCAGCAGCCAAAGCCCAGCCTG gaaGGAGCTCCATCGCCCACAGAGGAGCCACAACAGCAGGACACGGACAGGAGCCCTGCtcactgctgcttctccaggGAAGAGCTGCAGCAGATCCTGCAAGAGCGAAACGAGCTCAAGACCAACCTGTTCCTGGTGCAGGAGGAGTTGGCCTATTACCAGCG ggagctgctgaaTGAAGAGAGAGTTCCCAGCTTCTTCTTGGATGCGATGAAGTCGACTatcaaaagacagagaaaaaaaatcagagccaAAATGCTGGGAACAGCAGAGGAGTCGGCGAGCAG gtttttcctctgctcctttgtgCTGCAGCGACGAAGAGGAGGGCTCCTGGCTCCCAGCTCGTGGCACAGACTGTGTGGATGGTCAGCCTCCTGA